GCTATACTAAATTGTATCTAGCAAGTTTAATCTATTACTTTAATCGACATTACATCTTTATATATAACTGCTTTGTCTATCCAAAGTTTATTAAGTTTCATAACATAATCATAAACTCCTTGTTTCTCTATATTATCTATAAAAAACTTTCTCTTGGCATTACCCTTATTCTCATAATGCAATACTACTTTAGTATCATTCAAAAATATTGTTAACTCAAAATTTTGGAATGGGATATTCTTAGCTGGCTGTATCCATATTCCTTCATATTCAGGCTGAAAACCAAATATATATTTTATAAATATTTTCAACAATACATTAGAACTTCCTGTTTGCCAATCATGCATAGATTCTCCATCAATGAATTTCTGTTTATTATAACCATAGGAATTAGGCATGATATATGGTGAACACGATATTTTTTCATGAGTTATAGGTAGAGATTTAATCAATTGCTCGAAGGCCAACTCACTGCAACCCATCCTAAATAGTGCCATTATTCCAAACATGGAAGCATGAATATATGGTGCTCCATTTTCTGCTGTACCAGCTGGTAGATTAGGTATTCTCCCCACTCCCTTTATACCTTTTTCGAAATAAGGTTCAAATGTTTTTAATCCATATTTTGAATCAAGCCTAGCAAAGGCTCTGATAATTGAACTTTCAATACTTGTATCTTGATCATAAAGACCAGAAAGTACCCAAAAAGCATTAGACGTAAGTCCATCTCTTTCTACTCCATCAGGATCATCAAAACTACCTACATAATAACTTTTATCATCGCCCCATCCATGAACAATTTTCTTGACATCATCTTTTGTAATGATTGCATGATCTTTTAATCCCTGTTCTATTTCTTCCTTTGCCTTTTTATATTCTTGAATTTTATCTGTATATTTATTCTTGTCTATGAACTGTAATAACTCAATCATCTCATTTAGATTCTGATAAACTTGTAGACTCGCCATTACAGAAACACCTGTTCCATATTCTTTAGTATCATCCATACTTACACCAAGTCCATCTAAGGCATCATTCCAGTCACCATATAGAGCACATACACATTTCGTATTATTATAATCCCTATTTATCAATAGATAGTTCATTATATCAAATAAATGCTGTAATACATTACTTTCTTTATGGCTTTTCTGTACAATGTGAGTTTTATCATTTATAAAATTATAATAACCACAACGTTCATTCAAGAAATCAAAGTCCCCAGTGAATTTTAAATAACTTACAATAGTAGATATAACCCAGACTCCTTGGTCAATAAAAGGCCTTAAATCCATTGCTGGCTGTTCATCATCTGTCTTTGGAAGAGAATATTGTCTAGGACATCTTCCGTTAGGTGCAATAAAATTAAGCGCCTCCAGCATTTTGTTTCTCGCTACCTTTGGTTGCCAATATAATAGACCTTCAACAGCTTGAAATACATCCCTAATACCTATTAAAGAAAAACTAGATAGTTGGATATATCCCTTTATTACAGAACAAAATTCTACTTGTTTTTTCAAATGAACCAAAAAGGAATTAACTACATTAGGCTTCAACATTGAATCTTTGGTTTCATGACTAAATGATAATTTCAGTCTTGCCTGTTTATCTTTTTCTTCTTTTTCTATACTATACAATATATTGTCAACAGCAGAACTCCATATATCCTCAGATAGCAGTTCATCTTTTTCTTCATTAGTAAAACAATACCCCAGTGTCAAATCAATTCTTGCCTTTTGATTAACATTAATTTTTACAATGTCACCTGCTATTGCAGTCTCCGTAAAAGTACAAACCGGCTGCTGTATCCCAAAAGTACCATTGTATAATGCCGAAGGTGTATGCAAACTTCTTCTTACCCCTCCTACATATCTGTATCTGGAAGTTGTAATTTCCGACTTTATTAGATTAGAATTCTCATCCAGCTTAATGTATCTGTTAATTATTCCATAATTAGCTTTCATAGATGACCTGTCCAGTTCTTCATATGTTTCTATAACAAAACTGCCTAATTTATTAACTTTATCTGCACCAATATAACTCACTTGTCTAAACCATCTGTCTGTTGAATTTTCCATGATGGCATTTTTCAAAAATGGGTTAAGGTATGATGAGATAAATATCTCTCTAAGATTATTGTTATCATTAATCACTACAATAGTAAAATAAATCTTGTTGTTCTTATCCACAAAGGCTCTGACTGCAAATAGAATATCATCATATTCGGTTATGTAATAGGTAGCTCCCATAGTGAATATTGTATACCTAATAATGGCTAAATGTTCATTTTCTTCAATAACAGGTACAGATAACAATGGAATAACTATATTCTTATTTTTGTCGTTAATGCCTGCAAAAAAAGCAATCTTAGGTTCAGCTCCTTCAGCGGCTCTTATGAATGGTGAAAATAGCCCTTCATTGCAATGCATATATCCAGAAGAATAAGTCCAGAAATTAAAGCCATCTTCCCCATATGGATATCTACACTCTCCATCATCCCTTGGCATAACCAATATATTGTTATTATTGATGAAATAACTATTTCCAGGCATTTTATTATTATCATAATCCGACTTATTGTCTATAATATCATGATATTGCTTTGAAAACTCTCTAACAATTACAGTAATATCTTTCATTGCTTTCCTTTCTTATAAGTTATTTACTCAACTTTCCCACTTCAATATTCTATGTAGATAAGCTAATTAAAAGGCTTTGCAGAATAAAAATATAGGTGTTTCTTCTATCTTGTTATTCTGCAAACCGAACCTATAGTCCTTTATTATCTCGCATTAAATTAAAGGTGTGAAAGTTGAGTTATTTACAAAAGAATTCTTTGGCTTTGTTGAATTCAATTTTCTCTTTGCCAAATATCACATTAGCTACACCTTCTAGAATACTTGGTGTCAAACCACCTGTTATAATCACATAATCTGAATACTCAGCCAAAATCTTTGCATCCATTGGACTTCTGGTTGCAATAGATATAACCTTTTTAGTAGGGCAACTCTTCCTGAATTCTTTTAATACTTCAATTTGTCTTTGAAAATTATAAGCATTGACAGTAGTGAATATTAATACTTCAGATATAATTCCTACATCCGCTAATGATATGATCTCTTCATCAGTAGGATGCCAAGGCATTATTGCCTCTTTTATATTTTTATGATACCCCTTGCTCATTATAATATCTTTAAAAGATATGTCATATAAATTAGTCGCATCTGACATAACAAGTCTAGCTGGATTAGCGAATATAATCCCCAATTTATCTTTTTCTTCCATTTTGATAGCTAACTCGTCTTCATCACCTTTATATAATATTAGTCCTTTTGATGCAATCTTAGCTGATAATTCTTGTCCATATGTACTGTCAAATGTTTTTTGGTCAGGTATATTACCTGCATCAGATTTATTTTTATAATTCAATATCCTTCTTACAGATTCGTCAATTCTTAATTGTTCTATTTCTCCTCTTATAACACATCCATAAACATAATCGATGAACCAGTTACCTGCACACGTTGATATAATTAGATCAACACCAGCATTGATTGCTAACTTAATGGATTCTTTTTCACCATATTCATTAAGTATTGCTTTCATTATCAAGTCATCACTTACTATCAGACCTTCAAACCCTAAATCTTTTCTTAGATATGTTAATATTTTTTTGGATAATGATGCTGGATAATCTTTATCAAGGGCCTCAAAAATACCATGATGAGTCATAATACAGCTTACACCTTTTTCGATGGCTTTTTTGAAAGGGAGTATCTCAACATTTTCTAGTCTTTTCTTATCGTATGGATTTCTATCTACTTGAAAATGGGTATCCACTTTAGTTATTCTCATTCCAGGAAAATGTTTACCACAAGCCAATATACCCTCATCTTCAAGTCCTCTTATAAA
The sequence above is a segment of the Vallitalea longa genome. Coding sequences within it:
- a CDS encoding GH36-type glycosyl hydrolase domain-containing protein, whose protein sequence is MKDITVIVREFSKQYHDIIDNKSDYDNNKMPGNSYFINNNNILVMPRDDGECRYPYGEDGFNFWTYSSGYMHCNEGLFSPFIRAAEGAEPKIAFFAGINDKNKNIVIPLLSVPVIEENEHLAIIRYTIFTMGATYYITEYDDILFAVRAFVDKNNKIYFTIVVINDNNNLREIFISSYLNPFLKNAIMENSTDRWFRQVSYIGADKVNKLGSFVIETYEELDRSSMKANYGIINRYIKLDENSNLIKSEITTSRYRYVGGVRRSLHTPSALYNGTFGIQQPVCTFTETAIAGDIVKINVNQKARIDLTLGYCFTNEEKDELLSEDIWSSAVDNILYSIEKEEKDKQARLKLSFSHETKDSMLKPNVVNSFLVHLKKQVEFCSVIKGYIQLSSFSLIGIRDVFQAVEGLLYWQPKVARNKMLEALNFIAPNGRCPRQYSLPKTDDEQPAMDLRPFIDQGVWVISTIVSYLKFTGDFDFLNERCGYYNFINDKTHIVQKSHKESNVLQHLFDIMNYLLINRDYNNTKCVCALYGDWNDALDGLGVSMDDTKEYGTGVSVMASLQVYQNLNEMIELLQFIDKNKYTDKIQEYKKAKEEIEQGLKDHAIITKDDVKKIVHGWGDDKSYYVGSFDDPDGVERDGLTSNAFWVLSGLYDQDTSIESSIIRAFARLDSKYGLKTFEPYFEKGIKGVGRIPNLPAGTAENGAPYIHASMFGIMALFRMGCSELAFEQLIKSLPITHEKISCSPYIMPNSYGYNKQKFIDGESMHDWQTGSSNVLLKIFIKYIFGFQPEYEGIWIQPAKNIPFQNFELTIFLNDTKVVLHYENKGNAKRKFFIDNIEKQGVYDYVMKLNKLWIDKAVIYKDVMSIKVID
- a CDS encoding glycoside hydrolase family 3 protein, with translation MIDVEKILVEMTLKEKIAQMYLQYYQGYDDLPQNLRELNRKNLLGGLIFFSGNNVRDIDQLHDMTKKIQSYAKENKYNLPFLLTIDQEGGQLTAIFNGTTIFPGNMSMGFANDENLAYLQGKHVGRELKYAGINICYAPVLDVDYDVKNGSYVVDNRRFSTDPEVVANMGSAFIRGLEDEGILACGKHFPGMRITKVDTHFQVDRNPYDKKRLENVEILPFKKAIEKGVSCIMTHHGIFEALDKDYPASLSKKILTYLRKDLGFEGLIVSDDLIMKAILNEYGEKESIKLAINAGVDLIISTCAGNWFIDYVYGCVIRGEIEQLRIDESVRRILNYKNKSDAGNIPDQKTFDSTYGQELSAKIASKGLILYKGDEDELAIKMEEKDKLGIIFANPARLVMSDATNLYDISFKDIIMSKGYHKNIKEAIMPWHPTDEEIISLADVGIISEVLIFTTVNAYNFQRQIEVLKEFRKSCPTKKVISIATRSPMDAKILAEYSDYVIITGGLTPSILEGVANVIFGKEKIEFNKAKEFFCK